From one Microlunatus sp. Gsoil 973 genomic stretch:
- a CDS encoding aminoglycoside phosphotransferase family protein: protein MHTLQSWPIPDSYRDHAGDLPDSAEWLPGLSVTAARLAADWEVEPDGPATHGWVSMVWPVRDNAGRRYVLKVSPPLSWSSDEPRCLQAWAEHTDHEAEVRMVPPARASVPDRAVLLPRLDADRPLQRHPDIVEANAIIGGLLAGISEVIAPPGMPTLAEELAMTREQLDPAGPVPAHHVERARSTVDDLLAELARHGAPLSLLHRDLHYLNVLHTLPDEPAAWVGIDPLPLAGLREWELTPMLRNRWDDAAATGDPDRALRRRVDQVAEIAGLDPFLVRRCSQIVAAEALQRLLPDRTDHLFAAPYSIMVGW, encoded by the coding sequence GTGCACACCCTGCAGTCGTGGCCGATCCCCGACTCCTATCGGGACCACGCGGGCGACCTGCCCGACTCCGCGGAATGGCTGCCCGGCCTGTCGGTGACGGCGGCGCGACTTGCCGCGGACTGGGAGGTCGAGCCGGACGGTCCGGCGACCCACGGGTGGGTGTCGATGGTATGGCCGGTGCGCGACAACGCCGGACGGCGCTACGTGCTGAAGGTGTCGCCGCCGTTGTCCTGGTCGTCGGACGAGCCGCGATGTCTGCAGGCCTGGGCCGAGCACACCGACCACGAAGCCGAGGTCCGCATGGTCCCACCGGCCCGGGCGTCGGTGCCGGACCGCGCCGTGTTGCTGCCGCGGCTCGATGCCGATCGCCCGCTGCAGCGGCATCCCGACATCGTCGAGGCGAACGCGATCATCGGCGGCCTGCTTGCCGGAATCTCCGAGGTGATCGCCCCGCCGGGCATGCCGACCCTGGCCGAGGAGTTGGCGATGACCAGGGAGCAGCTCGATCCCGCCGGTCCGGTGCCCGCCCATCACGTCGAGCGTGCCCGGTCGACCGTTGATGATCTTCTCGCCGAACTCGCCCGCCACGGCGCACCGTTGTCCCTGTTGCATCGGGATCTGCACTATCTGAACGTGCTGCACACGCTGCCGGACGAACCGGCCGCCTGGGTCGGCATCGATCCGCTGCCGCTTGCCGGACTCCGCGAATGGGAGCTGACGCCGATGCTTCGCAACCGCTGGGACGACGCGGCCGCGACCGGTGACCCGGATCGGGCGCTGCGCCGGCGCGTCGATCAGGTGGCCGAGATCGCCGGCCTCGACCCGTTCCTGGTGCGCAGGTGCAGTCAGATCGTTGCCGCCGAGGCGTTGCAGCGGCTGCTCCCCGATCGCACGGACCACCTGTTCGCGGCGCCGTATTCGATCATGGTCGGATGGTGA
- a CDS encoding class I SAM-dependent methyltransferase, with product MTNTAAPRVTASTAGNPATDRLSKPRIRRFEVIQALLDFFDRPRYLEVGVSKGTTFHRLEARFKVAVDPRFRFDWQAEQAGRGPRTQYHEVTSDVYFGSIIDPTQEFDVIYLDGLHTFEQTLRDFTNAVAHLAEGGVIVVDDVRPSSYHASLSDPRSYQKLRQYVRDDRRAWMGDVYKLVWFIDTFYPSMSYATVANNHGQAVVWRERRRSVTERTVSEIGPLSFESMVLDHDVLRLRPFGEIVADLDGRIGRAKRGRRRK from the coding sequence ATGACGAACACCGCTGCGCCCCGTGTCACGGCGTCGACCGCGGGCAATCCTGCCACCGATCGCCTCTCCAAACCGAGGATCCGTCGGTTCGAGGTCATCCAGGCCCTCCTGGACTTCTTCGACAGGCCTCGCTACCTGGAGGTCGGGGTCAGCAAGGGCACGACGTTCCATCGCCTCGAGGCGCGATTCAAGGTCGCAGTGGATCCGCGATTCCGATTCGACTGGCAGGCCGAGCAGGCCGGCCGGGGACCGCGTACGCAGTACCACGAGGTGACCAGCGACGTGTACTTCGGATCGATCATCGACCCGACCCAGGAGTTCGACGTCATCTACCTCGACGGACTCCACACGTTCGAACAGACCTTGCGCGACTTCACCAACGCCGTTGCCCATCTGGCAGAGGGTGGGGTGATCGTCGTCGACGACGTGAGACCCTCCTCCTACCATGCGTCCCTGTCGGACCCGCGCAGCTACCAGAAGTTGCGCCAGTACGTCCGCGACGACCGGCGGGCCTGGATGGGAGACGTCTACAAACTCGTCTGGTTCATTGACACCTTCTACCCGTCGATGAGCTACGCCACCGTCGCCAACAATCACGGTCAGGCCGTCGTCTGGCGGGAACGTCGGCGGTCGGTCACCGAGCGCACGGTCTCCGAGATCGGCCCACTGTCCTTCGAGTCCATGGTGCTTGATCACGACGTGCTCCGGCTGCGTCCGTTCGGGGAGATCGTGGCCGATCTCGACGGCCGGATCGGCCGAGCGAAACGGGGCCGTCGCAGGAAGTGA
- a CDS encoding CDP-glycerol glycerophosphotransferase family protein, with the protein MSTALGRSLRAAHVVEPIRRIGQSLRRRREHRRLQQLPVYRQHADRQFDVLLHFPDRPVNLYQVRQWYGPLEQLSGRRSVAILCYEPDTAEIIRQETSLPVLLIRGGQPDFERIRDVHRPKVILYPNQNYTNFTILGLNSCQHAFICHGESDKIYMASNWMKVFNYDLVAGPAAKERLRRRLFGYDVEARTIEIGRPQIDVDHHAPFAFDDSRTTVLYAPTWEGGRTSMRYGSVVSHGLEMVRAILADPSYRLIYRPHPRTGIMLPEHGLADQEIRTEIADAIAGDPAAGHLVDDSAFGWQLDVADVMITDISAVAYDWLTTAKPLLITRPAEETAVIDPTAFVSDMPLIAADEADGIVKILQTVLTDPDQRLRMRRWCAYYYGDTTPGASMQRFLDAVERMISERDEWIGRDHDVAAELTCVGPVVG; encoded by the coding sequence CGTTCGCTGCGCGCCGCCCACGTCGTCGAGCCGATCCGCCGCATCGGGCAGTCGCTGCGCCGCCGGCGGGAGCACCGGCGCCTGCAGCAACTTCCCGTGTACCGGCAACACGCCGACCGGCAGTTCGATGTGCTGCTGCACTTCCCGGATCGGCCTGTGAACCTCTACCAGGTCCGGCAGTGGTACGGCCCGCTTGAGCAGCTGTCAGGCCGGCGGTCGGTCGCGATCCTGTGTTACGAGCCGGACACGGCGGAGATCATCCGGCAGGAGACCTCACTGCCGGTCCTGCTGATCCGCGGAGGGCAGCCCGACTTCGAGCGGATCCGCGACGTACATCGGCCCAAAGTGATCCTGTATCCGAACCAGAACTACACCAACTTCACGATCCTCGGCCTGAACAGCTGCCAGCACGCGTTCATCTGCCACGGCGAGTCGGACAAGATCTACATGGCGTCCAATTGGATGAAGGTCTTCAACTACGACCTTGTCGCCGGTCCCGCGGCCAAGGAGCGGTTGCGGCGCCGACTCTTCGGTTACGACGTCGAGGCGCGCACCATCGAGATCGGCCGTCCGCAGATCGATGTCGACCATCACGCGCCGTTCGCCTTCGACGACTCCCGCACGACCGTGTTGTACGCCCCGACCTGGGAGGGTGGCCGGACCTCGATGCGCTACGGCTCGGTGGTCAGCCACGGCCTTGAGATGGTCCGGGCGATTCTCGCCGATCCGTCGTACCGGCTGATCTACCGGCCGCATCCCCGGACCGGCATCATGCTTCCCGAGCACGGTCTGGCGGATCAGGAGATCCGCACCGAGATCGCCGACGCGATCGCCGGCGATCCGGCTGCCGGGCACCTGGTCGACGACAGTGCCTTCGGCTGGCAGCTCGACGTCGCGGACGTGATGATCACCGACATCTCCGCGGTCGCCTATGACTGGCTGACCACCGCCAAGCCGCTGCTGATCACCCGACCGGCCGAAGAGACGGCTGTCATCGATCCGACGGCATTCGTCAGCGACATGCCGTTGATCGCCGCGGACGAGGCCGACGGCATCGTCAAGATCCTGCAGACGGTGCTGACAGACCCCGACCAGAGGCTGAGGATGCGCCGCTGGTGTGCCTACTACTACGGCGACACGACCCCGGGTGCTTCGATGCAGCGGTTCCTTGACGCGGTGGAGCGGATGATCAGCGAACGTGACGAGTGGATCGGTCGGGACCACGATGTTGCGGCCGAGCTCACCTGTGTCGGACCGGTGGTCGGGTGA